TTGGCAAAGCTGAGCTGGCTGTCTAGCCAGGAAAGATAATCCGCTTTGGACTGCTCGTATGCTTGGCGATCCACCCAGTTTTTCTTCTCTGCCTTATTCAGCGTCTCCCACGCGGAACGGAATTGCTCCTGCTGGGTATAGTTCTCCTCATAAAACTGCCGCAGCACCTCACGCGGCCTCACCACGGCTCCGCCGTCCAGACAATACTGGCGGCGGAGCTCTTTTTGTTTTTTATCCTTGGCGGAGAGATTAGCGACGATGCGTTTGTACGCCGCACTGACTTCCCTCTCGCCGCAAAAGCCGTCCAAATTCCGCTGTTTGCTGGCGCACGCCGGCAAACAGTATTGTCTGGTGCTGCGCCGGGGAATGAAAAACCGACCGCAGAATTCACATTTTTTAATGTGCTTATCCGATAGAATCGTCTCCCGCAGCAGATACATCACCAGCTCCTGCGGTTCCTCAAACCGTGCCATGGTTCCGCGCGGAATCCGGAGATTATATTCTCTTGCCGTTTTACAGGCAGCCACAAAATCAGCCTCACGCCGCGTACCCGTATTCCGGCGCTTATTTTGCTCGGAATATTTCCCGAAGGCTTCGTCCGCGGGAGCATGATTGCGCAGCACCTTCCAAAAGCAGGAGTACTCCTGCTCCCGTGCTTCCACGGAGAAAAGCGTTCGTTCAAAAGTGAGATAT
This window of the Ruminococcaceae bacterium BL-6 genome carries:
- a CDS encoding conserved protein of unknown function (Evidence 4 : Unknown function but conserved in other organisms); protein product: MEKFESPQELLTVFLNGDYLRLITTRDLLNMELTDAPQFYEWLTTYDRERVMNLIGQLYFSKSADVNALPPSQRLRVYLTFERTLFSVEAREQEYSCFWKVLRNHAPADEAFGKYSEQNKRRNTGTRREADFVAACKTAREYNLRIPRGTMARFEEPQELVMYLLRETILSDKHIKKCEFCGRFFIPRRSTRQYCLPACASKQRNLDGFCGEREVSAAYKRIVANLSAKDKKQKELRRQYCLDGGAVVRPREVLRQFYEENYTQQEQFRSAWETLNKAEKKNWVDRQAYEQSKADYLSWLDSQLSFAKRIHIDNDSYLE